A stretch of the Acyrthosiphon pisum isolate AL4f chromosome A2, pea_aphid_22Mar2018_4r6ur, whole genome shotgun sequence genome encodes the following:
- the LOC100161156 gene encoding laccase-7 isoform X2 has protein sequence MASVRQLKGLKSRISVVLGVVTITGLVLWNTELPKASKQNCDRECHELDWPLICRYKIVLETQKIQNNCQKCSSNNQTECQHDIYCDRFSEKIITANRQVPGPSIRVCENDIMVIDIVNRIPGHSVSVHWRGQWQKETPVMDGAPMVTQCPILPHTTFQYKFRAAQAGTHWWQILSGDELSDRVYGSFIVKQSKRREPHASIYDYDEIPHVLLVEYTTISQNGINEMRINGVESNTSITVQSNSKYRFRTINTGGVSQCPIEIKVHKHHLTVIAIDGHAIEPKPVDVIQVEPGETLDFILTTIKNQGIYDMTVTSEGHCKDSNHTHTLYIHYNSTLYNTISDTDNLAKPAEYGERHLSITSLDSLPYELSAVELKNTIYLGFSSIKYQLGEGSWSLPNFNNMTMVLPSAPLLLQQPEDVIVCNAENVPLKCRSSITSCECTHIIDLPLGSATELVIFDTEHTLFKTDRSHSFYLHGHSFYVVGQKSKAFVKSADHAKKLDSDSHLVHRKLDRSVLKNTVVVPAAGVSVVRFIADNPGYWLFRSEKTSEWSSGLSLIFRVSNPSGSFPQVPEDFPKCGNFIGPEFFLA, from the exons ATGGCTTCAGTAAGGCAGTTAAAAGGTCTTAAAAGTAGAATTTCAGTGGTGTTAGGCGTAGTTACGATTACAGGGTTAGTTCTATGGAATACAGAGTTACCAA aagcaTCAAAACAAAACTGTGATAGAGAATGTCATGAACTGGATTGGCCGTTAATTTGCAGATACAAAATTGTGCTGGAGactcaaaaaattcaaaa CAATTGTCAAAAATGTTCCTCCAACAATCAAACGGAATGCCAACATGATATTTATTGTGATAGATTTTCAGAGAAAATTATTACTGCTAATAGACAAGTTCCTGGTCCATCAATAAGA gtttGTGAAAACGATATAATGGTAATAGACATTGTTAACCGAATACCCGGTCATAGCGTATCGGTACACTGGAGAGGTCAGTGGCAAAAAGAGACTCCGGTAATGGATGGAGCACCTATGGTAACACAATGTCCAATACTACCACACACtacatttcaatataaatttagagCTGCTCAAGCAGGAACTCACTGGTGGCAGATATTATcgg gCGACGAGTTGTCCGATAGAGTATATGGATCATTCATAGTGAAGCAGTCGAAACGCAGAGAACCTCATGCCTCCATATATGACTATGATGAAATTCCACACGTTTTACTAGTAGAATACACGACCATCTCTCAAAATGGTATCAATGAAATGCGTATTAATGGAGTCGAATCTAACACG TCGATCACGGTACAAAGCAATAGCAAGTATAGATTCAGAACAATAAATACAGGAGGAGTTTCGCAATGTCCAATTGAGATAAAAGTGCATAAACATCATTTAACAGTTATAGCAATAGACGGTCATGCGATTGAACCTAAACCAGTTGACGTTATTCAAGTTGAACCAG GTGAAACGTTAGACTTCATTTTAACAACAATCAAAAACCAAGGAATTTATGACATGACGGTCACCTCAGAGGGTCACTGTAAGGATTCCAATCACACACACACGTTGTACATACATTACAACTCGACATTATACAACACTATCTCAGACACTGACAATCTTGCAAAACCG GCTGAATATGGGGAACGACACTTGTCCATTACAAGTCTTGATAGCTTACCCTACGAGTTGTCTGCAGTcgaattgaaaaatacaatttatttgggATTTTCTTCGATTAAATATCAACTTGGCG AGGGGAGCTGGTCATTGCCGAATTTCAATAACATGACGATGGTCTTACCTTCTGCCCCGTTGCTATTGCAACAGCCCGAAGACGTGATAGTGTGCAACGCAGAAAATGTGCCGCTCAAATGTCGGTCTAGTATTACGTCTTGCGAGTGTACACATATCATTGACTTGCCGTTGGGTTCTGCTACGGAATTAGTTATTTTCGATACAG agCACACGCTGTTCAAAACGGACAGATCTCATTCATTTTACTTGCACGGACACAGTTTCTACGTGGTCGGTCAGAAGAGCAAAGCGTTCGTCAAGTCAGCAGATCATGCAAAGAAGTTAGACAGTGATTCGCACTTAGTACACAGGAAACTCGACAGGTCGGTGCTGAAGAACACCGTTGTCGTTCCAGCAGCAGGTGTATCTGTCGTGCGATTTATCGCTGACAATCCCG GATATTGGTTGTTTAGAAGTGAAAAAACTTCCGAATGGTCCAGTGGCTTGTCATTAATTTTTAGAGTGTCAAATCCCAGTGGAAGTTTTCCTCAGGTACCCGAAGATTTTCCTAAATGTGGAAATTTTATAGGACCAGAATTCTTTTTGGCCtga
- the LOC100161156 gene encoding laccase-7 isoform X1, protein MTESNFLCACMLRLSILVGLLSVVVTIIYYTPIPDFEASKQNCDRECHELDWPLICRYKIVLETQKIQNNCQKCSSNNQTECQHDIYCDRFSEKIITANRQVPGPSIRVCENDIMVIDIVNRIPGHSVSVHWRGQWQKETPVMDGAPMVTQCPILPHTTFQYKFRAAQAGTHWWQILSGDELSDRVYGSFIVKQSKRREPHASIYDYDEIPHVLLVEYTTISQNGINEMRINGVESNTSITVQSNSKYRFRTINTGGVSQCPIEIKVHKHHLTVIAIDGHAIEPKPVDVIQVEPGETLDFILTTIKNQGIYDMTVTSEGHCKDSNHTHTLYIHYNSTLYNTISDTDNLAKPAEYGERHLSITSLDSLPYELSAVELKNTIYLGFSSIKYQLGEGSWSLPNFNNMTMVLPSAPLLLQQPEDVIVCNAENVPLKCRSSITSCECTHIIDLPLGSATELVIFDTEHTLFKTDRSHSFYLHGHSFYVVGQKSKAFVKSADHAKKLDSDSHLVHRKLDRSVLKNTVVVPAAGVSVVRFIADNPGYWLFRSEKTSEWSSGLSLIFRVSNPSGSFPQVPEDFPKCGNFIGPEFFLA, encoded by the exons aagcaTCAAAACAAAACTGTGATAGAGAATGTCATGAACTGGATTGGCCGTTAATTTGCAGATACAAAATTGTGCTGGAGactcaaaaaattcaaaa CAATTGTCAAAAATGTTCCTCCAACAATCAAACGGAATGCCAACATGATATTTATTGTGATAGATTTTCAGAGAAAATTATTACTGCTAATAGACAAGTTCCTGGTCCATCAATAAGA gtttGTGAAAACGATATAATGGTAATAGACATTGTTAACCGAATACCCGGTCATAGCGTATCGGTACACTGGAGAGGTCAGTGGCAAAAAGAGACTCCGGTAATGGATGGAGCACCTATGGTAACACAATGTCCAATACTACCACACACtacatttcaatataaatttagagCTGCTCAAGCAGGAACTCACTGGTGGCAGATATTATcgg gCGACGAGTTGTCCGATAGAGTATATGGATCATTCATAGTGAAGCAGTCGAAACGCAGAGAACCTCATGCCTCCATATATGACTATGATGAAATTCCACACGTTTTACTAGTAGAATACACGACCATCTCTCAAAATGGTATCAATGAAATGCGTATTAATGGAGTCGAATCTAACACG TCGATCACGGTACAAAGCAATAGCAAGTATAGATTCAGAACAATAAATACAGGAGGAGTTTCGCAATGTCCAATTGAGATAAAAGTGCATAAACATCATTTAACAGTTATAGCAATAGACGGTCATGCGATTGAACCTAAACCAGTTGACGTTATTCAAGTTGAACCAG GTGAAACGTTAGACTTCATTTTAACAACAATCAAAAACCAAGGAATTTATGACATGACGGTCACCTCAGAGGGTCACTGTAAGGATTCCAATCACACACACACGTTGTACATACATTACAACTCGACATTATACAACACTATCTCAGACACTGACAATCTTGCAAAACCG GCTGAATATGGGGAACGACACTTGTCCATTACAAGTCTTGATAGCTTACCCTACGAGTTGTCTGCAGTcgaattgaaaaatacaatttatttgggATTTTCTTCGATTAAATATCAACTTGGCG AGGGGAGCTGGTCATTGCCGAATTTCAATAACATGACGATGGTCTTACCTTCTGCCCCGTTGCTATTGCAACAGCCCGAAGACGTGATAGTGTGCAACGCAGAAAATGTGCCGCTCAAATGTCGGTCTAGTATTACGTCTTGCGAGTGTACACATATCATTGACTTGCCGTTGGGTTCTGCTACGGAATTAGTTATTTTCGATACAG agCACACGCTGTTCAAAACGGACAGATCTCATTCATTTTACTTGCACGGACACAGTTTCTACGTGGTCGGTCAGAAGAGCAAAGCGTTCGTCAAGTCAGCAGATCATGCAAAGAAGTTAGACAGTGATTCGCACTTAGTACACAGGAAACTCGACAGGTCGGTGCTGAAGAACACCGTTGTCGTTCCAGCAGCAGGTGTATCTGTCGTGCGATTTATCGCTGACAATCCCG GATATTGGTTGTTTAGAAGTGAAAAAACTTCCGAATGGTCCAGTGGCTTGTCATTAATTTTTAGAGTGTCAAATCCCAGTGGAAGTTTTCCTCAGGTACCCGAAGATTTTCCTAAATGTGGAAATTTTATAGGACCAGAATTCTTTTTGGCCtga